From Rissa tridactyla isolate bRisTri1 chromosome 7, bRisTri1.patW.cur.20221130, whole genome shotgun sequence, a single genomic window includes:
- the RTN4RL1 gene encoding reticulon-4 receptor-like 1, which yields MDKLVITTWIPRAATGGWLGGARVSADTALPSLRTGGFAELLLVLLGLKVPGALGCPTDCVCYPSPMTVSCQAHNFVTIPEGIPEDSERIFLQNNQITLLLRGHFSPSMVTLWIYSNNITFIDPNTFDGFVNLEELDLGDNRYLRALAADTFQGLVKLHALYLYKCGLSSLPSGIFGGLHNLQYLYLQDNHIEFLQDDIFVDLVNLSHLFLHGNKLWSLHQNTFRGLINLDRLLIHQNQLQWIHRRAFHDLRRLTTLFLFNNSLSELQGDCLAHLGALEFLRLNGNPWSCDCKARSLWEWLHRFRGSSSSVTCESPEQMHGKDLKVLRAEDFRNCSGSESLHQIKTHTFSTADRGASKTHHPHHSSKEKGKERGAENSLHSSQPAGPPGSRPGYRKPGKNCTSHKSRNRTSKPVSLGPRKNGQEVPDYVPDYQHKFSFGAMPTLSPKRKGKCTRRTPIRPPSGVQQAAGCSGLRASLLVFMVVLAAVIR from the exons ATGGACAAGCTGGTGATAACGACATGGA TCCCCAGGGCAGCCACGGGTGGGTGGCTGGGGGGTGCCCGAGTGTCCGCTgacaccgctctcccctctctccgcACAGGGgggtttgcagagctgctgctggtgctgctggggctgaagGTGCCCGGCGCCCTGGGCTGCCCCACCGACTGCGTGTGCTACCCCTCCCCGATGACCGTCAGCTGCCAGGCTCACAACTTCGTCACCATCCCCGAGGGCATCCCCGAGGACAGCGAGCGGATCTTCCTCCAGAACAACCAGATCACTCTGCTGCTGCGGGGCCACTTCAGCCCTTCCATGGTCACCCTCTGGATCTACTCCAACAACATCACCTTCATCGACCCCAACACCTTCGACGGGTTCGTCAACCTGGAAGAGCTGGACCTGGGGGACAACCGCTACTTAAGGGCTTTAGCTGCAGACACTTTCCAAGGGCTGGTGAAACTCCATGCCTTGTATCTGTACAAGTGTGGGCTGAGCTCCCTCCCCAGCGGGATATTCGGTGGCCTCCACAACCTGCAATACCTTTACCTGCAAGACAACCACATCGAGTTCCTTCAGGATGATATTTTTGTTGACTTGGTTAACCTCAGCCATCTTTTTCTCCATGGAAACAAGCTCTGGAGCCTCCATCAGAACACGTTCAGGGGACTAATAAACCTGGATCGGCTGCTCATCCATCAAAATCAGCTGCAGTGGATTCACAGGCGGGCTTTTCACGACCTCCGAAGATTGACCACCCTTTTCCTGTTCAATAACAGCCTCTCGGAGCTGCAGGGGGACTGCCTAGCCCACCTGGGAGCCCTGGAGTTCCTCAGGCTGAACGGGAACCCGTGGAGCTGCGACTGCAAAGCCCGTTCGCTCTGGGAATGGCTGCACAGGTTcagaggctccagctccagcgTCACCTGCGAGTCCCCCGAGCAGATGCACGGCAAGGACCTCAAGGTGCTAAGGGCAGAAGACTTTAGGAACTGTTCGGGGTCCGAGTCGCTCCATCAGATTAAAACACATACTTTCTCCACAGCGGACAGAGGAGCCTCCAAAACCCACCACCCTCACCACTCCtccaaggagaaggggaaggagagaggggccGAGAACAGTTTGCACAGCAGCCAGCCTGCCggcccccccggctcccggccGGGCTATCGCAAACCCGGCAAGAACTGCACCAGCCACAAAAGCCGTAACCGAACCTCCAAACCGGTATCCTTGGGGCCGCGGAAAAACGGGCAGGAGGTTCCAGACTATGTGCCTGATTATCAGCACAAATTCAGTTTCGGGGCGATGCCAACGCTCTCCCCCAAACGGAAGGGTAAGTGTACCCGGCGGACCCCCATCCGCCCCCCCAGCGGGGTCCAGCAGGCAGCCGGCTGCTCGGGGCTCAGGGCATCGCTCCTGGTTTTTATGGTGGTGTTAGCGGCCGTCATACGCTGA